A single window of Luteipulveratus halotolerans DNA harbors:
- a CDS encoding transglutaminase family protein, producing the protein MSRARGTESAFAALAVLIASWPITTLLIGGQWVRPVPVLVLVQMALGMGGRALGLGRTLVACVQVAAVLLGTLALHLGDHLAPGRWADLPGAIGDLFAGAADTLSQYAAPAPATPGVVFALTLIVPLIGVLVDVLAVSLRMPAVAGLPLLALFLLSTSNTGSALNPVYFVALAAAWLLMLARGGLQLMRRWSSAEAYARQPERIEDRLGLAGYSSVARGIGIATVALAVVLPAFIPHLPPRYISDGLARSTSGNGSGVGSVGFSDRLDLTQNLRSRNQDPVLSYTTNDPEPPPLRALSMSLYSGGDWVHDDPPRERPGANQERLPAPEGLGAQPQTLYRSQVTANGVDSPYVAVPWPVTSADFGGTAWTYEPGAAMPRVSERPDRYTITYTTLRANARPTSPRAGDAGVAPATLAVDPSSSERVRTTTADVVRPGDSDFTKAVKIQDWLRDPSRFTYSLTLKPTQTVDGQRLDPISNFLQTRQGYCTQFATAMVMMARSQGIPARLAVGFLSGVAEGATYEVRQSDAHAWPELYFPGLGWTRFEPTPGVRSGTVPAYATPSTDAGSTGAGREEDEPTDTATSTAPTTSAVAPTTTQAAPPAAPEKSVLQDSRLWWTLLVLVAGAMGAVVLPLAARWRRDQPLRTASDPREQVEGEWQALQSRLDDLGVQAPHGRTPRQIEQHYRHQATLGGEGRAALHRAVRTLEAARYAPPSDETRTLHGDADRILREVRSNASWPTRTSAALTPRTGRRVVADLVRRAVGAPGAWWDRRRGD; encoded by the coding sequence ATGAGCCGTGCACGGGGCACCGAGAGCGCTTTCGCCGCGCTGGCGGTCCTCATCGCGTCCTGGCCCATCACCACCCTGCTGATCGGCGGGCAGTGGGTCCGGCCCGTCCCCGTGCTCGTCCTCGTCCAGATGGCCCTCGGCATGGGCGGCCGCGCTCTCGGCCTGGGTCGCACGCTCGTCGCGTGCGTCCAGGTGGCCGCCGTCCTGCTCGGGACGCTGGCGCTTCACCTCGGAGACCACCTCGCCCCGGGACGCTGGGCCGACCTCCCCGGCGCGATCGGCGACCTGTTCGCGGGCGCTGCTGACACGCTGTCGCAGTACGCCGCACCCGCGCCCGCGACGCCCGGTGTCGTCTTCGCACTGACGCTGATCGTCCCGCTCATCGGCGTCCTCGTCGACGTGCTCGCGGTCTCGCTCCGCATGCCGGCCGTCGCCGGGCTCCCGCTGCTGGCGCTGTTCCTCCTCTCGACGTCCAACACAGGATCGGCGCTCAACCCGGTCTACTTCGTCGCGCTCGCCGCCGCCTGGCTGCTGATGCTCGCCCGCGGCGGCCTGCAGCTCATGCGGCGGTGGTCCTCCGCCGAGGCGTACGCCCGCCAGCCCGAGCGCATCGAGGACCGACTCGGCCTCGCCGGCTACTCCTCAGTCGCACGCGGCATCGGCATCGCCACGGTGGCCCTGGCCGTGGTCCTGCCTGCGTTCATCCCGCACCTGCCGCCGCGCTACATCTCCGACGGGCTTGCGCGATCCACGTCGGGCAACGGCAGCGGCGTGGGGTCGGTGGGCTTCTCCGACCGCCTGGACCTCACCCAGAACCTGCGCAGCCGCAACCAGGACCCCGTCCTCAGCTACACCACCAACGACCCCGAGCCCCCGCCGCTGAGGGCGTTGTCGATGTCGCTGTACTCCGGCGGCGACTGGGTCCACGACGATCCCCCGCGCGAGCGCCCCGGTGCCAACCAGGAGCGGCTCCCCGCCCCTGAGGGTCTCGGCGCTCAGCCGCAGACGCTCTACCGCAGCCAGGTCACGGCCAACGGTGTCGACTCGCCGTACGTCGCGGTCCCGTGGCCGGTCACGTCCGCGGACTTCGGCGGGACCGCGTGGACGTACGAGCCCGGGGCCGCGATGCCACGGGTGTCCGAGCGCCCGGATCGCTACACCATCACCTACACCACCCTGCGCGCCAACGCCCGCCCGACGAGCCCGCGCGCCGGGGACGCCGGCGTCGCACCCGCCACGCTCGCGGTCGACCCGTCCTCGTCCGAGCGCGTCCGCACCACCACGGCCGACGTCGTCCGCCCTGGTGACAGCGACTTCACCAAGGCGGTCAAGATCCAGGACTGGCTGCGCGACCCCTCGCGCTTCACCTACTCCTTGACGCTCAAGCCGACCCAGACGGTTGACGGCCAGCGCCTGGACCCGATCAGCAACTTCCTGCAGACCCGTCAGGGCTACTGCACCCAGTTCGCGACCGCCATGGTGATGATGGCCCGGTCGCAGGGCATCCCCGCTCGGCTGGCCGTCGGCTTCCTCTCCGGCGTGGCCGAGGGCGCCACCTACGAGGTGCGCCAGTCCGACGCCCACGCCTGGCCCGAGCTCTACTTCCCCGGCCTCGGCTGGACCCGCTTCGAACCCACGCCCGGCGTGCGGTCCGGCACCGTCCCGGCGTACGCCACACCGTCGACCGATGCCGGCTCGACCGGCGCCGGTCGCGAGGAGGACGAACCGACGGACACCGCGACCTCGACAGCACCGACCACCTCCGCAGTCGCACCCACGACGACGCAGGCCGCCCCGCCGGCGGCCCCCGAGAAGTCAGTCCTGCAGGACAGTCGACTCTGGTGGACCCTGCTGGTCCTGGTCGCCGGCGCGATGGGTGCTGTCGTGCTCCCGCTGGCGGCCCGGTGGCGGCGCGACCAGCCGTTGCGCACCGCCTCCGACCCGCGCGAGCAGGTCGAGGGCGAGTGGCAGGCGCTGCAGTCCCGCCTGGACGACCTCGGCGTCCAGGCTCCGCACGGCCGCACACCGCGGCAGATCGAGCAGCACTACCGTCACCAGGCCACGCTGGGAGGCGAGGGTCGCGCCGCACTGCACCGGGCCGTACGCACGCTCGAGGCCGCCCGCTACGCGCCGCCGTCGGACGAGACGCGCACGCTGCACGGCGACGCCGACCGCATCCTGCGCGAGGTACGCAGCAACGCGTCGTGGCCGACCCGTACCTCGGCAGCGCTCACCCCGCGGACCGGCCGCCGGGTCGTCGCCGACCTCGTCCGCCGCGCAGTCGGTGCGCCCGGCGCCTGGTGGGACCGCCGACGCGGCGACTGA
- a CDS encoding DUF58 domain-containing protein: MSEDRPRTLTGRGRALLTCGITLVLGGVLLGFPDITRIGVLLAALPLIARLLARRRPPRLGIERTVSPSRLQPDERAEVTVDFANLGEKSTPLYLAEERIAYVLGDRPRFLLPRLESGARRRLTYRVRCHARGRHELGPIALQQQDPFGLTHVDLIVQSVGEVVVLPRIEELGGGRPPGSGLGNEGETPQMVALHGEEDVSIRAYHDGDDLRKVHWPATAHRGEMMVRQEDRPARRSAVLLLDSRREGHSGSGSHSSFEWAVSAIASIAVQLDQNGYTLHLAARETLLDGTVDQPRSAAEVVDILAVADLGTDREHDQLVQAAHGVTERGGSLVAAVSNLDDRSVSDLAGLRQPGTSSLAMVLDASAIGEGRRTTGPVAVAHCELLGSAGWRVVPVTSGITARHAWESLTRSGTFAVGAR; the protein is encoded by the coding sequence ATGAGCGAGGACCGACCCCGCACCCTGACCGGGCGCGGGCGCGCACTGCTCACCTGTGGCATCACCCTCGTGCTCGGCGGAGTCCTGCTCGGCTTCCCCGACATCACCCGGATCGGGGTGCTGCTGGCCGCGCTGCCGCTGATCGCCCGGCTGCTCGCGAGGCGGCGGCCACCACGCCTCGGCATCGAACGCACGGTCTCGCCGTCACGGCTGCAGCCCGACGAGCGTGCCGAGGTGACCGTCGACTTCGCCAACCTCGGTGAGAAGTCCACGCCGCTCTACCTCGCCGAGGAGCGGATCGCCTACGTCCTCGGCGACCGGCCCCGGTTCCTGCTCCCCCGCCTGGAGTCCGGTGCGCGACGCCGCCTGACCTACCGCGTGCGCTGCCACGCCCGCGGCCGCCACGAGCTCGGCCCGATCGCACTGCAGCAGCAGGACCCGTTCGGGCTCACCCACGTCGACCTGATCGTGCAGTCCGTCGGCGAGGTCGTGGTCCTCCCCCGCATCGAGGAGCTCGGTGGCGGCCGCCCACCCGGGTCGGGCCTCGGCAACGAGGGCGAGACGCCGCAGATGGTCGCGCTGCACGGTGAGGAGGACGTCAGCATCCGCGCCTACCACGACGGCGACGACCTGCGGAAGGTCCACTGGCCGGCCACCGCTCACCGCGGCGAGATGATGGTGCGCCAGGAGGACCGGCCCGCACGTCGTTCGGCAGTGCTCCTGCTGGACTCCCGGCGCGAAGGGCACTCGGGCAGCGGCTCGCACAGCTCGTTCGAGTGGGCCGTCAGCGCGATCGCCTCCATCGCGGTCCAGCTCGACCAGAACGGCTACACCCTGCACCTCGCGGCGCGCGAGACCCTCCTGGACGGCACTGTCGACCAACCACGCTCGGCCGCCGAGGTGGTCGACATCCTCGCCGTCGCCGATCTCGGCACCGACCGTGAGCACGACCAGCTCGTCCAGGCCGCGCACGGCGTGACCGAGCGCGGCGGGAGCCTGGTTGCAGCGGTCAGCAACCTCGACGACCGCAGCGTGAGCGACCTCGCCGGCCTGCGTCAGCCCGGCACCTCGTCGTTGGCCATGGTCCTGGACGCGTCGGCGATCGGTGAGGGACGGCGTACGACGGGGCCCGTGGCAGTCGCCCACTGCGAGCTGCTCGGGTCCGCCGGCTGGCGCGTCGTACCCGTCACCTCGGGGATCACCGCACGCCACGCCTGGGAGAGCCTGACCCGGTCGGGCACGTTCGCGGTGGGTGCGCGATGA